GTCAGGGCTTCGAAAGGATCGATCTTTTGGCTGACCGTGAGCGGCCGGGAAATGCTCTTTCGAAAAACGGTGAACAGCCCGAATACACTGACCAGTCCTGCGGCCAGGGTAGGTAAAAACATCCATTTGAAATATCTGTCAAAATGCAGGTTGAAGGCTGCTGCCAGCAGGATATTGGTCGGATTGCCGATGTAGAGCATCATACTCCAGGTGTTGGCTGCAAAGAATTCGGCAATCAGATAGGGTTTTGGATCTATCCGGGCATTTTTGGCAAAATAGTAGATGAATGGGGTAAAGGTAAGAATGATAATGTCATTTGAGGTAAAGACGGTAAGCACTGCAACCATGATGTACAGGGAGAAAAACAGGCGCTTGCCATCCGATCCGGCCCACTTCAGAGCGAGCCGGGCGCAGCATTCGAAAAAGCCGGTGATGTCGAGGAAAATGCTCATGAACACCATGGACAGGAACAGAACCAGAATACCGAATGGGTTGAGTCCGTGTCCTCCTTTGAGCCCATTGAGGACCTGGCTGTAGTCGAGGATGCCGAAGGTCATGATCAGGGTTGGCCCAAGGAGTGCGCCGAGAAAATAGCTTTCGAGTTTCAGGTGCCGCCTGCCCATTCTGATATAGAGGTAGGGCCTCCTGAGAATGAGGTAAATGGTCAAGAGACAACTGATGATGAATATGCCGTGAACGGAAAGTTTTCCTGCCATTAACAACTTATTGAAATAGAAAACCTATTGAATAATTCTCCAATTTAACGATGAAAATGCCACCCAGGTATGCCCTGTAACCGGAATTTTTTGAATGTAGCCTGATGATGGCCCGCTTGTCAAGAACAAAAGCATGCTCTTTTGTGTTTGCATCTGGAAGAGAATAGCCAAAAATCAAAAGGAGGCTGCGTCGTAATGTTTCTTGGCAGCCTCCTTTTGATTAACGCATTGTAAATAAATAACTCAGCGCTTTTTAAGTTTGTTTACGTTCCACTATTGAGCCAAGTGGATTAAAAGCACTGAGTTAATATTGTACGCTGCATAAGGCTCAATTCTTTGTGAGCACCGCATCAGACAATCACCA
The bacterium genome window above contains:
- a CDS encoding SLC13 family permease, producing the protein MAGKLSVHGIFIISCLLTIYLILRRPYLYIRMGRRHLKLESYFLGALLGPTLIMTFGILDYSQVLNGLKGGHGLNPFGILVLFLSMVFMSIFLDITGFFECCARLALKWAGSDGKRLFFSLYIMVAVLTVFTSNDIIILTFTPFIYYFAKNARIDPKPYLIAEFFAANTWSMMLYIGNPTNILLAAAFNLHFDRYFKWMFLPTLAAGLVSVFGLFTVFRKSISRPLTVSQKIDPFEALTDKTGAALGLLLLGGCIVALAIAPYLGIEMWTISLAFALALLFILILRDSSMALLRQRIREKKRFVLGSTLQRMPWTVVPFVLSLFVTVEALHLYGVTSEIGLFFRNICGPSAAAYGLVYGTVSALSANFLNNIPMTVASVSVIRGLTGKNLLAAALATAAGSNLGANITPIGALAGIMWMSILHTKDFHLSFSEFVRYGLMITPLTLLACLGVLALELAVL